GAAGGATTTTTGCCTGTAAAGTGGGCGGCATTTTGGTTTGTCTTATGTTTGCCGTTTTGGTTCTTGGGAATAAAAAAATTGAAAAAATTGTCTGGTGAAGATATGGAGAAAAAAATGATTTTAGCACTTGCGGGAGCATTTATCTTTGTTCTTTCGGCGCTAAAAATACCGTCTGTTACAGGAAGTTCATCGCATCCGACAGGAGTTGGATTGGCTTCTATATTATACGGTCCTTTTGTAACTTCAATATTGGGAACAATAGTTCTTATATTTCAAGCGGGACTTTTAGCACATGGGGGATTTACAACGCTTGGAGCAAATAGTTTTTCAATGGCAATAACAGGGCCTTTGGTATCATTTGGAATTTATAAATTACTTTGCAAAAAAAATAAAGCATTGGCAGTCTTTTTGGCAGCAGCTCTTGGAGATTTGTCAACATATGTAGTGACTTCGCTTCAACTGGCACTGGCAAATCCTTCGACAACTGGAGGAGTGCTGGAATCATTTTTAAAGTTTGCAGCAATATTTGCAGTAACACAGGTTCCTTTAGCGATTATTGAAGGATTACTTACAAATATTATCGTGAATATATTGGACAAATATAACGATAA
This genomic stretch from Leptotrichia sp. oral taxon 218 harbors:
- a CDS encoding energy-coupling factor ABC transporter permease; the protein is MKKLKLLILMAFLVIGVNSFSMHIMEGFLPVKWAAFWFVLCLPFWFLGIKKLKKLSGEDMEKKMILALAGAFIFVLSALKIPSVTGSSSHPTGVGLASILYGPFVTSILGTIVLIFQAGLLAHGGFTTLGANSFSMAITGPLVSFGIYKLLCKKNKALAVFLAAALGDLSTYVVTSLQLALANPSTTGGVLESFLKFAAIFAVTQVPLAIIEGLLTNIIVNILDKYNDKKEKE